From Pseudomonas sp. CCI4.2, one genomic window encodes:
- a CDS encoding GntR family transcriptional regulator: MNQFSSDARLPLYQRLRDQLAQQIANNRWRPGEAIPTEAALSSEYCLSTGTVRKAIDMLVNENILERQQGRGTFIRRPQFQSSLFRFFRFQTVAGERQVPESRILSIEPMSAPSAVAQALGLASESPVIRLLRVRLLDAQPVLAEEIWLPRIQFQALLDIDLDQQGPLLYPIYEEFCGQVIAYAEETLTADLVSEVHARLLQIPVNSPVVVIERLARNYAGQPLEWRRSRGHASHFRYSVEIR; encoded by the coding sequence ATGAATCAATTCTCCAGCGATGCCCGTCTGCCTCTTTATCAGCGTCTGCGCGATCAACTGGCGCAGCAGATTGCCAACAACCGTTGGCGACCAGGGGAGGCGATTCCTACCGAGGCCGCGCTCTCCAGCGAATACTGTCTGTCCACCGGCACGGTGCGCAAAGCCATCGACATGCTGGTCAACGAGAACATTCTCGAACGCCAACAAGGACGCGGTACCTTCATTCGGCGTCCACAATTCCAGTCCTCGCTGTTTCGCTTCTTCCGCTTCCAGACCGTCGCTGGCGAACGCCAAGTGCCTGAAAGTCGCATCCTCTCTATCGAGCCCATGAGTGCGCCGTCGGCCGTCGCCCAAGCACTGGGGCTCGCGTCAGAATCGCCGGTCATCCGCTTGCTGCGGGTGCGGTTACTGGACGCACAACCGGTATTGGCCGAAGAAATATGGCTGCCACGGATTCAATTTCAAGCGCTTCTGGACATCGATCTCGATCAACAAGGGCCGTTGCTCTACCCGATCTACGAAGAGTTCTGCGGCCAAGTGATTGCCTATGCCGAAGAGACCCTGACCGCTGATTTGGTCAGTGAAGTTCATGCTCGATTGCTGCAGATTCCGGTTAACAGCCCGGTGGTGGTGATCGAGCGACTCGCGCGTAACTACGCCGGCCAGCCCCTGGAATGGCGCCGCTCACGCGGACATGCCAGCCACTTCCGTTACAGCGTGGAAATTCGCTGA